A window of Deltaproteobacteria bacterium genomic DNA:
CCAGGTATTAGCGAAGCCAAAGAGTATCACGCCGCACAAGAAGTTTAAGGCCGAGGCGTATGTTTTGACGAAAGAAGAAGGTGGTCGGCACACGGCATTTTTCAAGGGATATCGGCCGCAGTTTTATTTTAGGACAACCGATGTGACGGGAGTGGTGACATTACCAGCGGGAGTAGAGATGGTGATGCCCGGTGACAATGTAACAATGGAAGTAGAATTGATCACCCCGATTGCGATGGAGAAAGAGTTACGTTTTGCTATCCGTGAAGGTGGTCGCACCGTCGGTGCTGGCGTTATTACGGAGATATTGGAGTAAGGGATGAGAGTCATCATTCAATTAGAGTGTACCGTTTGTAAAGAACGCAATTACTCGACAACAAAAAATAGAACAAAAACCCCTGATCGGTTGGAGAAGAAGAAGTATTGTCGCCGCTGCCGCAAACATACTCCTCATAAGGAAACGAAATAAAATTTTCCTTAACCTCTATTTTCCATTTTCTAATGCTATTCTCTAATTTTGCGCAGATTAAGAGAAAATGGCATTGGAGAATAGAGGAAATTTTGCTGCGCAAAATTTAGGGGAGTAGCTCAGTTGGTAGAGCGGCGGTCTCCAAAACCGTAGGTCGCAGGTTCGATCCCTGTCTCCCCTGCAAACCTCTATTTGGAATTGAACTATGGATAATAACCCCTACAAACAGTGGATTGATTTAGGGTTGCTGTTAGCCACCCTAATATTAGGCTATTTATTGGGCAATGTTTTAGAGATAGGTTGGGTTGCGCTCAACCTTCCTTTTAAAGAAGATTGGCCCATTCAATGGCCTGAAATCATCGGCTATCTAATTTCGTTTTTAGTGCTTGTAATTATTCGCAGAAATGATAGGGTCACCGCCTTTTTAAACGAAGTAGCCTTAGAAACCAGCAAAGTGGTGTGGCCTACTCCTAAAGAAACAGGCCTTTCTACAGTAGTAATCATCATCATGGTAGGCGTGGCTGCGTTGCTGCTTTATGCATTTGATTTTATCTGGGGCTCTTTAGTGAAGGCCTTTTTCAACTTTTAGGCATTAATAATATGACGCTCAAGTGGTACGTTGTTCATACTTATTCAGGTTTTGAACAAAAAGTTAAAAAGGCTCTGGAAGAAAAGGTTAGGTCTTTGAAAAAAGAGCCCGCCTTTGGGGAAGTGTTAGTTCCATCCGAAGCCGTTGTGGAAATGAAGAAGGGTGTTAAGAAAGAGAGCACCCGCAAATTTTTTCCCGGTTATATTTTTGTGCAGATGGATTTGAATGATGAAACTTGGCATCTGGTTAAAAGCGTTCCTAAGGTAACCGGGTTTGTTGGAAGCTCCATGCATCCTCCGGTGGTTCCCGAAGAAGAAGTAAAGCGAATCACTCGGCAGATAGATGAAGGGTCGTTAAAACCAAAGCCAAAAAATATTTTTGAACGGGGTGAAAACGTTCGGGTCATTGATGGGCCTTTTTCAACGTTTATTGGTACGGTTGAAGAAGTTAACCCTGAAAAGGGCAAACTAAAAGTTCTGGTCAGTATTTTTGGTCGGTCAACTCCGATCGAATTAGATTTTATGCAGGTGGAGAAGAGTTAAGTTATGGCTAAAAAGGTTGTTACACAAATTAAACTACAATGTCCGGCAGGGCAAGCCAATCCGGCGCCTCCAGTTGGGCCAGCTTTAGGTCAACATGGGGTTAACATTATGGAGTTTTGCAAGCAATTTAATGCTGCAACTCAAAAACAAGCCGGCCTCATTATTCCGGTGGTTATCACGGTTTATTCCGATCGTTCTTTTAGTTTTATTACCAAAACTCCTCCGGCCAGCATTTTATTAATTAAAGCAGCTAAGATTGAAAAGGGCTCTGGAGTTCCTAACAAAAATAAAGTGGGCACGGTTACTAAAGCTCAAGTAGAAGAAATCGCCAAAACAAAAATGCCCGACTTAAATGCCTATGACTTGAACGCAGCCGTTAAAATTATTGAAGGCACGGCTAGAAGCATGGGGATCGAGGTAAAGTAATTTATGGGTCAAGCTGGAAAAAAATATCGAGCGGCTTTGGAAAAGGTAGATCGTGAAAAACGTTATCCTTTAGAAGAGGCTTGCGTTTTGCTCAGTGGTCTTAAAATAGCCAAGTTTGATGAATCGGTAGATGTATCGATTAATTTAGGGGTTGACCCCAAGCAATCTGATCAACAGGTGCGTGGTGCTGCGGTTTTGCCGCACGGTCTAGGTAAAACGATTCGCGTGCTAGTTATTGCCAAAGGCGACAAAGCTGACGAAGCCAAAGCGGCCGGGGCATTAGAAGTGGGCGACGAAGCCTTAATTGAAAAAATTGCCGGTGGTTGGCTTGAGTTTGATAAATTGGTAGCGACTCCCGATATGATGGCAAAAGTTAGTAAATTGGGAAAGATCTTGGGGCCTCGTGGGCTCATGCCTAACCCTAAGCTTGGTACGGTTACTTTCGAAGTTGCCAAGGCTGTCAAAGAATTACAATCGGGTAAAGTTGAGTTTAGGGTCGATAAGGCGGGGATTGTTCATGCATCAATTGGTAGATTGTCTTTTGGTGCTGAGAAGATACAAGATAATATTAAAGTTTTAATTGATGCGTTAGTTCGTTTAAAACCCCCGACTAGCAAGGGGATTTATTTAAAGAGTATGGTCCTTTCTTCAACGATGGGGCCAGGGATTAGAATTGATTCTCAAGGCCTGCAAGCTTGAAGGGAATTTTAGTCAAAGACTACAGGTAGAAGATCTTAGGTTTTTCGTAAATCCTGTATAGACAAGAGGAGTACTTAAGTTGGAACGTGCCGAGAAAGTGCAAGAGGTTGAAGCCCTCAAGAAAAGCTTTAGTTCAGCAAATTTGACCCTATTAGCAGAATATCAAGGGCTTACGGTGGCTAACTTAACCCGATTGCGGGTTGATCTCCGTAAGAATAATGCCCACGTAAAAATTGCCAAAAATACTTTGTCCAAAAAAGCCATTGCCGGTACCGAACTCGATGTTTTGAAGCCTTATTTTGAAGGCCCTGTGATGGTGGTGTTTGCAAAAGAAGATCCAATTTTGCCTGCCAAGGCCTTGGTGAAATTTTCGGAAGAATTCGAAAAATTCAAGATTAAAGCAGGCATACTAGAGGGTAAACTTTTAGCACCCCGTGACATTGAAGGGTTGTCTAAACTGCCTTCCCGCGAAGAACTTTTGGCAAAAATGTTGGGTTCATTAAAATCACCCGCACAAAAATTGGTCAACGTGTTATCGGCCTTGTCGCGGCAAGTGGTCACGGTGTTGGCCGCAATACGAGATAAAAAACAATAGGAGAATAGTCATGAGTAAAGTAACTGCTGAACAAATCATCGACAGTGTTTCCCAAATGACGCTACTTGAAGTAGCTGGGTTGGTTAAAGCCATGGAAGAAAAATTTGGGGTTTCTGCTGCAGCCCCGGTTGCCGTTGCGGCCGCAGGTGGCGCTGCTGCAGGTGCTGCCCCGGTTGAAGAAAAGACGGAGTTTGATGTTATCCTAGCCGAAGGTGGGGATAAGAAGATCAACGTCATTAAAGAGATTCGGGCGATTACCACTTTAGGTCTCAAAGAAGCTAAAGACTTGGTAGAGGGTGCACCTAAAACAGTTAAAGAAGGTGTAAGCAAAGACGAAGCCAATAAGATTAAAGAGAAGCTCGAAGCGGCTGGCGCTAAAGTTCAAATTAAGTAGTTTTAGTCTTGTCGTGGATCCCGGCTCAAGGCCGGGATGACGTGGGGCTCGTAGTCACATTTATGAAGAGGAGTATCCATGGATCTTTCCGGGATCAATTTTTATCGCGTACGAAAAGACTTCTCCCGACTTGAAAAAGTACTT
This region includes:
- the rplK gene encoding 50S ribosomal protein L11, coding for MAKKVVTQIKLQCPAGQANPAPPVGPALGQHGVNIMEFCKQFNAATQKQAGLIIPVVITVYSDRSFSFITKTPPASILLIKAAKIEKGSGVPNKNKVGTVTKAQVEEIAKTKMPDLNAYDLNAAVKIIEGTARSMGIEVK
- the rplJ gene encoding 50S ribosomal protein L10, yielding MERAEKVQEVEALKKSFSSANLTLLAEYQGLTVANLTRLRVDLRKNNAHVKIAKNTLSKKAIAGTELDVLKPYFEGPVMVVFAKEDPILPAKALVKFSEEFEKFKIKAGILEGKLLAPRDIEGLSKLPSREELLAKMLGSLKSPAQKLVNVLSALSRQVVTVLAAIRDKKQ
- the secE gene encoding preprotein translocase subunit SecE, translating into MDNNPYKQWIDLGLLLATLILGYLLGNVLEIGWVALNLPFKEDWPIQWPEIIGYLISFLVLVIIRRNDRVTAFLNEVALETSKVVWPTPKETGLSTVVIIIMVGVAALLLYAFDFIWGSLVKAFFNF
- the rplL gene encoding 50S ribosomal protein L7/L12 codes for the protein MSKVTAEQIIDSVSQMTLLEVAGLVKAMEEKFGVSAAAPVAVAAAGGAAAGAAPVEEKTEFDVILAEGGDKKINVIKEIRAITTLGLKEAKDLVEGAPKTVKEGVSKDEANKIKEKLEAAGAKVQIK
- the nusG gene encoding transcription termination/antitermination protein NusG, with the translated sequence MTLKWYVVHTYSGFEQKVKKALEEKVRSLKKEPAFGEVLVPSEAVVEMKKGVKKESTRKFFPGYIFVQMDLNDETWHLVKSVPKVTGFVGSSMHPPVVPEEEVKRITRQIDEGSLKPKPKNIFERGENVRVIDGPFSTFIGTVEEVNPEKGKLKVLVSIFGRSTPIELDFMQVEKS
- the rpmG gene encoding 50S ribosomal protein L33, with product MRVIIQLECTVCKERNYSTTKNRTKTPDRLEKKKYCRRCRKHTPHKETK
- the tuf gene encoding elongation factor Tu (EF-Tu; promotes GTP-dependent binding of aminoacyl-tRNA to the A-site of ribosomes during protein biosynthesis; when the tRNA anticodon matches the mRNA codon, GTP hydrolysis results; the inactive EF-Tu-GDP leaves the ribosome and release of GDP is promoted by elongation factor Ts; many prokaryotes have two copies of the gene encoding EF-Tu), encoding QVLAKPKSITPHKKFKAEAYVLTKEEGGRHTAFFKGYRPQFYFRTTDVTGVVTLPAGVEMVMPGDNVTMEVELITPIAMEKELRFAIREGGRTVGAGVITEILE
- a CDS encoding 50S ribosomal protein L1 → MGQAGKKYRAALEKVDREKRYPLEEACVLLSGLKIAKFDESVDVSINLGVDPKQSDQQVRGAAVLPHGLGKTIRVLVIAKGDKADEAKAAGALEVGDEALIEKIAGGWLEFDKLVATPDMMAKVSKLGKILGPRGLMPNPKLGTVTFEVAKAVKELQSGKVEFRVDKAGIVHASIGRLSFGAEKIQDNIKVLIDALVRLKPPTSKGIYLKSMVLSSTMGPGIRIDSQGLQA